The Merismopedia glauca CCAP 1448/3 sequence TAGGGTAGGCATTGCCTACCCTACTTGCAAATGTGAAGGTGGGTAGATTTAGCAGGAAATAGCCCTGTTTGGTAATACTTCAGTCTTTTTAGATGCAATTAACAGATGATTAGCCAATTGAATTTCAATTTCATAGCGCACAATCTGACGGTAGTCAATGAAGTGTTCTAAGAGAGCGCAATTAGTCAAGTATTGTTTGAACACGCCTCGATTATGGCGGATGATGGAAAATAGCTGCCACCAGAATTGCCATCGGGTGTTACGTTTCAGCCCTTGTCGCCAGCAAATGATGAACAACGCCCGTAGATCTGTTAGTTCTGGCAACTTGAATTTCTTTTTGTGCTGTTTAAACTCCATGTGAAGAAAATGGCGATAAACCCGTGCTAAATAGCGATCTGGTTCGTATAAATCCCAAAAACATCGGATATACTCGCGAGCAATCTCTTCTAGAGGACGAGTGGGAATAAAATTAATCAACGTTGTCTGATGGATATTGGCTTCGTTCTCTGTTTCGAGTAGGCGTTCTTCTTTTTGAAGACGCTGTGATAACGCAGTGTTGGGCAAAGCTTGCAACATACTGAATAGTGCCTGGGGAATGGCAGTGGCTTCTACAAAGTCAATAATGCGATCGCCAGCCCCTGGTTTTTCGCCATCAAACCCAATAATAAACCCTGCCATCACCCGCAATCCTACTTGATTGATGGTTTGGACTGATTCGATCAGAGAGTTGCGAGTATTTTGGAATTTTTGGGTCAGGGATAAACTATCAGTATCTGGGGTTTCAATGCCCAAAAAAACAGCACTAAAATTAGCTGCGATCATCAGATCTAGCAATTCTCGATCTTGAGCTAAATCAACAGAAGCTTCTGTAGAGAAAGTAAAAGGGTAGCCCCGTTCCGCCATCCAGGGTATCAGTTCCCGCAGCATCAGCTTAGCATTGCGCTTGTTGCCAATAAAGTTGTCGTCTACAATAAAGACCGATCGCCGCCAACCCAAATCGTCTAGGGCTTGCAATTCTGCCAGGAGTTGAGTCGGGGTTTTAGTACGGGGCTTACGTCCATACAGGACGATGATATCGCAGAATTCGCATTGGTAAGGGCATCCCCGCGAAAACTGCACTGACATATCGCTATATGCTTCCAGATTTAGCAAGTCAAATCGAGGAATAGGGGTTGTGGTGACATCAGGTTTTTCACCATTGGCACGAAAAACGCCCGATGTTTCTCCTCGTTCTAGGGCTTCAACTAGTAGAGGTAAGGTAATTTCACCTTCATCTAACACCAAAAAATCTGCTCCTGCTTGCTGAGCAGGTTTAGGTACGGAAGTGACGTAGGGTCCCCCAACTGCGACTTGCTTGCGGCGACGCTTCGCTTCTTGAATCAAATACAGCAGATCGTCTTTTTGCACTATCATGCCAGAGATAATCACTAAATCTGCCCAATACCAGTCGGCTTCACTTTCAAAGGCAACGTTCCGGTCTACTAAGCGGAATTCCCAAGTTTGAGGCAGGATAGCTGCAACAGTGATCAAACTCAGAGGAGGAAGAGAAACTTTGCGCCCAATCAATTCTAAGGCTTTGTCAAAAGACCAAAATGATTTGGGAAAGAGAGGATAAAGTAATAAAACTCGCATCATACTTAATCACTTTATTCATCAGAAGAATTTGACTTCAAGCTAGATTTTTGCTCGGATCTGACTTCCCATTAATACGCAATGATTGACAGTCAATTTGGCTTAATCGTATTCCCGCGATCGAATATGAATATACTTCCAGGCATGATTCTGGCAAGGCGGCAAATAAAATGCGTTCCTTAGAGAAGACAACGCGCTCAAAATCACATCTTAGTCCACTTATTGCCCTAGTTATTTGGATTTCACTGGTGTTATTAATGTAATAGCAGAGAATTTGGCGAGATTCTTGAGGGGAAAATTTAGTTGTTACAAGGGAAAACAAGTAAGACATATTTTTGAGTCCAAATTAGATGTTTAGATCGACTCACCGTTTTTCTAATTTTTCAGTACGATGACATAAGGATGTTTGAAATGATGTCTATCCAAATGTTTGATTTGTATAAGTTGCATCAAAATGTCTTAAATTTTTACTTTTGAAAATGCTGCTAGAGCCAAGGTCATGCGGCACGCAAATCTACCTCAATCATAACTACCATTGTTTCTGCACCCACTCTGCCAAAATCAGGCTCTTTCCCCAATGGCATCTCGATGAGATAAACCCAAGTTCCCAATTCGAGTTTTTAGCTTCGCAACTCAGGCTAAATCGGACTTAAAACGTCATGTTTGAGTTGGTTGCAGTTTTCCTCTTCTTCTATCTGGATCTCGGATTTTGACAGCAGTAGCAAGTTGCAGATTCGATCAACAAAATAGTTAATGTCAATGGGCTTGAGTAAATAGGCTTCAACTTTTACCGTCAAATATTGAGCCAGAATCGTTAGAGGACAGGTTGAGGTCACAAAAATGGGAATCTTTCTGCCTCTGCTTATGGCACAGGATCTTACTTCCTGAATCAATTTTGCGATCGTACTCATTAACTAAATCCTTCAAGATTTGAAAAAATTTAAATGTCATAGACTCCCCCAATAAGCAATAAGCTAATACGCATTTAATTTGTTAGTTAAGACTGACGGGGAGACACGGTGAGAACTTCAAACATTTTGGCTTCAGGACGAAATATCTAATTGAAATGCAGAACAGCTTATAATCCTCATACCTAAGCTTGTCTATATCCTTGAGGCTTACCCATTGTAATAACAGGTCAGTGTTTGATTTCGTGATTGAATTGATTCACTTCAGCAATTCTCAGGCTAAAATTTCAACTGCTGTGAGGCAGAAAAGCTAAGGTGTTCGAGATCTTGAAAGTGAAGAAGACACAGGCGACTCTCCGCATCGCCGCGTCTCCCACTCTCCGCGTCCTCTTCGGTCACCCTCGGTTTTGGGGCGTAGTTGCTTTCTGGCTGGACTTGCCACCGATTGCAACGTGCAAAAATGTTTGATTTCAGCCTCAAGGAAGTTGAAGAAACTTCTGGAT is a genomic window containing:
- a CDS encoding B12-binding domain-containing radical SAM protein; this translates as MRVLLLYPLFPKSFWSFDKALELIGRKVSLPPLSLITVAAILPQTWEFRLVDRNVAFESEADWYWADLVIISGMIVQKDDLLYLIQEAKRRRKQVAVGGPYVTSVPKPAQQAGADFLVLDEGEITLPLLVEALERGETSGVFRANGEKPDVTTTPIPRFDLLNLEAYSDMSVQFSRGCPYQCEFCDIIVLYGRKPRTKTPTQLLAELQALDDLGWRRSVFIVDDNFIGNKRNAKLMLRELIPWMAERGYPFTFSTEASVDLAQDRELLDLMIAANFSAVFLGIETPDTDSLSLTQKFQNTRNSLIESVQTINQVGLRVMAGFIIGFDGEKPGAGDRIIDFVEATAIPQALFSMLQALPNTALSQRLQKEERLLETENEANIHQTTLINFIPTRPLEEIAREYIRCFWDLYEPDRYLARVYRHFLHMEFKQHKKKFKLPELTDLRALFIICWRQGLKRNTRWQFWWQLFSIIRHNRGVFKQYLTNCALLEHFIDYRQIVRYEIEIQLANHLLIASKKTEVLPNRAISC
- a CDS encoding DUF1830 domain-containing protein yields the protein MSYLFSLVTTKFSPQESRQILCYYINNTSEIQITRAISGLRCDFERVVFSKERILFAALPESCLEVYSYSIAGIRLSQIDCQSLRINGKSDPSKNLA